The genomic window GGCGCCACCGCGGTGGCCATTTCGTTCCTGCACAGCTACCAGAATCCCGCGCACGAGCGCTTGGTCCATGAACGCTTGCTGGAGATCGCTCCCGACTTGACCTACTCGGTATCGTCCGACGTCGCTCCGGAGATTCGGGAGTACGAGCGCACGAGCACGACGGTTGCGAATGTCTATGTGCGTCCACTGGCCGAGCGCTACATCGCGGGGTTGCTAGAGACCCTGCAAGCGATCGGCTTCGATGGAAGCCTCTTCATCATGCTCTCGTCCGGAGGGCTCTCGTCTCCGGAAGCGGCTGCGAGGTATCCCATTCGACTCGTCGAGTCAGGTCCCGCGGCCGGTGCGCTTGCCGCGGCGCATATCGGCAAACTCAGTGGACGCGAGCGGTTGCTCGCGTTCGACATGGGTGGCACCACTGCCAAGTGCTGTCTGGTTGGGCAGCAGGGCCTTACGTTCAGCGACGAGTTCGAGGTCAGCCGCGTCTATCGATTCAAGAAGGGAAGCGGGCTGCCGGTCAGCGTTCCGGTCATCGAGTTGATCGAGATCGGATCGGGTGGAGGCAGCATTGCGCGGGTCGACACACTCGGGTTACTCAAGGTTGGACCCGATAGCGCCAGCGCCATGCCGGGACCAGCATGCTACGGCCGCGGTGGCCTCCAGCCGACCGTGACCGACGCCGATCTCGTGCTCGGCTACCTCGATGCCGATCATTTTCTGGGCGGGAAGATGCCGCTCGACATCGACAAGGCGCGAGCGGCCATCGCCACCGTCGCCGAACCGCTCGGGCTCACGATCGAAGAGGCCGCCTGGGGCATCCATCAGGTCGTCAACGAGCAGATGGCTGGCGCAGCCCGCATTCACGCCATCGAGCGGGGTGAGGACGCGCGCACCTTCCCGCTTTTCGCGTTTGGTGGCGCTGGTCCAGTGCACGCCTATGGAGTAGCGCGCATCCTGCGAGCGCCGGAAGTCATCGTCCCCTTCGGAGCCGGAGTGGCGAGCACGATCGGATTCCTGGTCGCTCCCATCTCGTTCGATTTCGTGCGGACGTTCGTTGGCAGGCTAGAGACGCTCGATTGGCCAGAGGTCGATCGACGATTCCAGGAAATGACTGGCGAAGGGGTTGCCATGTTGACCGGCGCCGGCACCGTCAGCAATGACATCAGCTATCAGCGTTTCGCCGAGTTGCGCTATGTGGGCCAGGGTCATCAGGTGAAAGTCCGTATCCCGGACGGGCCGCTCGATGCTTCGATGACGGACAAACTCTTGTCCGCGT from Thermomicrobiales bacterium includes these protein-coding regions:
- a CDS encoding hydantoinase/oxoprolinase family protein, whose protein sequence is MTDSTRIGIDIGGTFTDFLLFDGESGRFSIAKTLTTPDEPARAVATGIGQLSDQTGIPPEQVDQIVHGTTLVTNALIERKGAVTALITTKGFRDALEIAREHRYDLYDLNLEHPAPLAPRYLRLEIDERILSDGSVATPVDLDELPGLLERIRAEGATAVAISFLHSYQNPAHERLVHERLLEIAPDLTYSVSSDVAPEIREYERTSTTVANVYVRPLAERYIAGLLETLQAIGFDGSLFIMLSSGGLSSPEAAARYPIRLVESGPAAGALAAAHIGKLSGRERLLAFDMGGTTAKCCLVGQQGLTFSDEFEVSRVYRFKKGSGLPVSVPVIELIEIGSGGGSIARVDTLGLLKVGPDSASAMPGPACYGRGGLQPTVTDADLVLGYLDADHFLGGKMPLDIDKARAAIATVAEPLGLTIEEAAWGIHQVVNEQMAGAARIHAIERGEDARTFPLFAFGGAGPVHAYGVARILRAPEVIVPFGAGVASTIGFLVAPISFDFVRTFVGRLETLDWPEVDRRFQEMTGEGVAMLTGAGTVSNDISYQRFAELRYVGQGHQVKVRIPDGPLDASMTDKLLSAFEDEYKRLYGRTATGNPVEAINWRLVAAAPSPHLPLDLLSSGASDSTSAAQKGTRRAFVQETGSFEEVPVYDRYALRRDFTAIGPAIIEENESTIIVGRDALVTVDDFANIVIRLPLPGA